From one Candidatus Zixiibacteriota bacterium genomic stretch:
- a CDS encoding pitrilysin family protein produces MRFFYVALVLTLIAVPAFAGDDWHISTLDNGLKVMIREYHQVPQVNISTTVKVGAKNETAFFDGATHLLEHLILFRGTEKMSGEEVGEAMKKHGAYFNGYTSQDWTDFVISLPREHLEFALSIHSDMLFRSNFSSEAMDEERQAVLEEINISEDRPQSKVYRTMLGQLFKGHPYEKNVLGTKERVSNVPRDSVYAYYKRYYAPNNMTMVIVGDLRADSALQLVKKYFGSIPRGELPVDQYRPPQPLAEISRLEIKKDVNQAYLQIGMVGPKSDSPDQYAVDLMATILGSGETSRLWKRLKDELGIVYSTSFEFYTSKYEGPVMASAVLEPKNLALAEEKIREILVAAKTDGFTEEELRKAKNNIKTRYYINHERGLDMADSYAQYDSFIGYRFIQNYPEMIEKTTLAEVNAAAKRYLNTDYYTVTTVVPQ; encoded by the coding sequence ATGCGTTTCTTTTACGTTGCGCTGGTTCTCACTTTAATAGCGGTCCCCGCTTTTGCGGGCGACGATTGGCATATCTCCACTCTGGATAACGGCTTGAAAGTGATGATTCGCGAGTATCATCAGGTGCCACAGGTCAATATCTCCACGACCGTCAAAGTCGGCGCCAAAAACGAAACCGCCTTTTTTGACGGCGCTACCCATCTGCTGGAACATCTGATTCTCTTCCGCGGAACCGAGAAAATGAGCGGCGAGGAAGTCGGCGAAGCGATGAAAAAACATGGGGCTTATTTTAACGGCTATACCTCGCAGGATTGGACCGATTTCGTGATATCGCTGCCCCGCGAGCACCTGGAATTCGCGCTGTCGATTCATTCTGACATGCTTTTCCGCTCGAATTTTAGTTCTGAGGCGATGGATGAAGAAAGGCAGGCCGTGCTGGAAGAAATTAATATAAGCGAAGACCGTCCTCAATCGAAAGTCTATCGGACGATGCTGGGACAGCTTTTCAAAGGGCATCCTTATGAGAAAAATGTCCTCGGCACTAAGGAAAGAGTTAGCAACGTGCCGCGCGATTCCGTGTACGCCTATTACAAAAGATATTATGCCCCTAACAATATGACTATGGTCATTGTCGGGGACCTGCGCGCCGATTCCGCTCTTCAGCTGGTGAAGAAATACTTCGGCTCCATTCCACGGGGTGAACTGCCCGTCGACCAATATCGACCGCCGCAGCCGTTGGCGGAGATTTCCCGTCTGGAAATCAAGAAAGACGTAAACCAGGCTTATCTCCAGATCGGGATGGTGGGCCCCAAGTCGGACAGCCCTGACCAGTATGCAGTTGACTTGATGGCTACTATCCTGGGAAGCGGCGAAACCAGCCGTTTATGGAAACGACTTAAAGATGAACTTGGAATTGTATATTCTACATCATTTGAATTTTACACCTCCAAGTATGAAGGTCCGGTTATGGCATCGGCTGTTCTCGAGCCGAAAAATCTTGCCCTTGCCGAGGAAAAAATCCGCGAGATTCTGGTGGCGGCAAAAACCGACGGCTTCACGGAAGAGGAACTCCGCAAAGCCAAAAACAACATCAAGACGCGTTATTATATTAATCATGAACGGGGGTTGGATATGGCCGACAGCTATGCCCAGTACGACTCTTTCATCGGGTACAGGTTTATTCAAAACTATCCGGAGATGATTGAGAAAACCACGCTCGCTGAGGTTAATGCGGCGGCCAAGCGCTATCTTAATACGGACTACTACACTGTAACCACGGTGGTGCCGCAATGA
- a CDS encoding pitrilysin family protein yields MRSKIIRSVLLFAFVLISLPTFATEVKFMSDGDSFSRAVLPNGIKLLYNHDNSTSLTGIRILIGGGILTENEENNGITNMMTKLLLKGDERMNADQIAARLEFLGAQVSADCFRDYSAISIVALSENFADLMEIILRSLKTPQFPEEELKKLKIEVEGLIKAEIDNQTQASSNLFWKTAYGGSGYGLSILGTLPVINALTVADIQAHYRKLIGGDNIIVAVSTDLPPDQISAILAPLNQIPAKSSAFNPPKSNPPSSQEGFLPFDRNQSFIFMGYPLPYPSQREFAIIGILNEIMGANVGSRLWYLRQKEQLAYSVYTQAIYSKFGAVFRAAIGTDTSKVQTALASLKRELALLHKEGITESELADARVNLKNRLIYQIDRKGVRANYMALYEYLGYGYRLPAELLREAENITLAEVNEYISAHLAPDGAYLSIVGKK; encoded by the coding sequence ATGAGAAGTAAAATAATAAGAAGTGTGCTGTTATTTGCTTTCGTGCTAATATCTCTTCCCACTTTTGCGACGGAAGTAAAATTCATGAGTGACGGGGATAGTTTCAGTCGGGCCGTGCTGCCCAATGGAATTAAACTGCTGTACAATCATGACAATTCCACCTCCCTCACTGGAATTCGGATACTGATAGGCGGAGGTATATTGACAGAGAATGAAGAGAACAACGGCATTACAAATATGATGACTAAACTCCTCTTGAAAGGGGATGAGAGGATGAATGCCGACCAGATCGCGGCCCGGTTGGAGTTCCTGGGTGCCCAGGTTTCTGCCGATTGCTTTCGCGATTACTCTGCCATATCGATTGTCGCGCTCTCGGAAAATTTTGCCGATCTAATGGAAATTATCCTTCGCTCTCTGAAGACGCCACAATTTCCCGAAGAAGAACTCAAGAAACTGAAGATTGAAGTGGAGGGCCTTATCAAGGCTGAAATCGACAATCAGACGCAAGCCTCCAGCAATCTCTTCTGGAAAACGGCATACGGCGGCAGCGGCTATGGCCTTTCCATACTCGGCACATTGCCGGTAATAAACGCCCTGACTGTTGCGGATATCCAGGCTCATTATCGGAAGCTGATTGGCGGTGATAATATTATTGTCGCCGTATCGACCGACCTGCCTCCGGACCAAATCAGTGCCATTCTTGCGCCTTTGAACCAAATACCGGCAAAATCCTCCGCCTTTAATCCACCGAAATCTAATCCGCCATCGTCACAGGAAGGATTTCTGCCCTTTGACCGCAATCAGTCGTTCATCTTTATGGGGTATCCTCTCCCCTATCCGTCTCAGAGAGAATTTGCGATAATTGGAATCCTCAATGAAATCATGGGCGCCAATGTCGGCTCCCGGCTATGGTACCTGCGTCAGAAAGAACAGCTGGCTTATTCGGTCTATACCCAGGCGATATACAGCAAATTCGGGGCGGTCTTTCGCGCCGCTATCGGCACCGATACTTCAAAAGTGCAGACCGCCCTGGCATCGCTTAAACGCGAACTGGCATTGCTTCACAAAGAAGGAATTACTGAATCGGAGCTGGCTGATGCGCGGGTCAACCTGAAAAATCGGTTGATTTATCAAATCGACAGAAAAGGGGTGCGCGCCAATTATATGGCTCTATATGAATATCTTGGGTACGGATATCGCCTGCCGGCAGAATTACTCCGGGAAGCCGAGAATATCACTCTCGCAGAAGTAAACGAATATATTAGCGCTCATTTGGCGCCGGATGGCGCATATCTGTCGATTGTCGGCAAGAAATGA
- a CDS encoding pitrilysin family protein — translation MNWRFLTIIVMTVVLVASALNSFGAQRTIDKIKFPPLNEAKMPAIEKVVLDNGMTVYLLEDKELPLVNARVRLAAGEYLSPADKIGLANIMGEVMRTGGTEKMTGDEIDAALEAIGASIEVNIGSTSGSASMNILSDYTDTGLQLLSDILRRPVFTQDKIDLKKTAVRTGIARRNDEPLDICLREFRKIIYGKDSPYARHTEYLTVDNVGRDDLVAFHKKYITPENAMLAIWGDFDKNEMLAKVKQYFGDWPQGEGKVPKLPDVKYDFKPGIHFVNKDNVTQSYILLGHIGGYTADPDYFALLVMNNVLNSSFGGRLFNNVRSKQGLAYSVGGAYTSNIVYPGVYYSYCFTKSESTVKATRSVIDEIRRIQTELPTPEEMRMAKDGYLNSFVFNFEDKGDIINRMMEYDYFEFPNDFLFKVKANVEKVTPQDVQAVAKKWLRPDALQIVIVGKGAEFDEPLAAFGAVDTIDATIPTGEKKAAAA, via the coding sequence ATGAACTGGAGATTTCTTACAATCATCGTTATGACGGTTGTCCTCGTTGCTTCGGCTCTAAACTCATTCGGAGCGCAAAGGACTATCGACAAAATCAAATTCCCGCCTCTCAATGAGGCGAAGATGCCGGCTATCGAGAAAGTGGTTCTGGATAATGGTATGACCGTTTATCTGCTGGAGGATAAGGAGCTTCCTCTCGTCAATGCCCGGGTCAGACTGGCTGCCGGTGAATATCTAAGCCCCGCGGATAAGATTGGCTTGGCGAATATTATGGGCGAAGTGATGCGAACCGGCGGCACCGAAAAGATGACCGGCGATGAGATTGACGCCGCCCTGGAGGCAATCGGGGCATCCATCGAGGTCAATATCGGCAGCACCAGCGGTTCGGCAAGTATGAATATACTCTCCGATTATACTGATACCGGACTGCAACTTCTGTCCGACATTCTCCGCCGTCCCGTCTTTACCCAGGATAAGATTGACTTGAAGAAAACGGCGGTCAGAACCGGCATTGCGCGCCGCAACGATGAACCCCTCGATATCTGCCTGAGGGAATTCCGCAAAATAATCTATGGCAAAGATTCGCCTTATGCCCGCCATACTGAATATCTCACCGTGGATAATGTCGGGCGCGATGACCTGGTGGCTTTTCATAAAAAGTATATTACTCCTGAAAATGCCATGCTGGCAATCTGGGGCGATTTTGATAAAAATGAAATGCTGGCGAAAGTTAAGCAATATTTTGGAGATTGGCCCCAGGGTGAAGGGAAAGTGCCGAAACTTCCCGATGTCAAATATGACTTCAAGCCCGGAATACATTTTGTAAATAAAGACAATGTCACCCAGTCATATATATTGCTGGGCCATATTGGCGGTTACACCGCTGACCCTGACTATTTTGCGCTGCTGGTCATGAACAATGTCCTGAATAGCTCCTTTGGGGGACGGCTGTTCAACAATGTCCGCAGCAAACAGGGTCTGGCTTATTCGGTAGGCGGAGCCTATACTTCCAATATCGTTTACCCGGGGGTCTATTACAGTTACTGCTTCACCAAGTCAGAATCGACCGTCAAAGCGACCCGCAGTGTGATAGATGAGATCAGGAGAATCCAGACGGAGCTGCCGACCCCGGAAGAGATGCGGATGGCGAAAGACGGATATCTCAACTCGTTCGTGTTCAATTTTGAAGATAAAGGGGATATCATTAATCGAATGATGGAATATGACTACTTCGAATTCCCCAACGACTTCCTCTTCAAAGTGAAAGCAAATGTGGAGAAAGTGACGCCGCAGGATGTTCAGGCGGTGGCAAAGAAGTGGCTGCGGCCTGATGCCCTGCAGATTGTCATTGTCGGAAAAGGCGCGGAATTTGATGAGCCTTTAGCCGCTTTTGGAGCGGTTGACACTATAGATGCAACCATTCCGACCGGGGAGAAGAAGGCTGCCGCGGCA
- a CDS encoding pitrilysin family protein, producing MMKSLMRRAIVPLFLLLMAAGTASAFDFSDIESRVVEFRLNNGLKVLVLPREEAPVASFVTMVNVGGADDPKGSTGIAHLFEHMAFKGTKEIGTSNLSNELKWMAEEDRIFKQIFEEKAKGAAADTSLLAKLEEELQKASDSAGQYVVPNEYGQIVEREGGVGLNAFTSYDVTAYHMSFPANRLELWMAMEADRFTNPVLREVYKEKHVIAEERRMRTESSPQGKLVEEFISAAYKAHPYHNSLVGHMSDIMNYNRMDALQFFKRYYVPSNMVVVIVGDVQPENARQLAEKYLGKIPAGPKPAPILTEEPPQISERRITVRDKAQPVYLCGFPIPHSTHPDLPALEALADYLGQGRTSQLYKSLVKEKRLAIQAVAFAGFPGVKYPSLFGIYAMPAKDKTNAENEQEILAIIEKVKSELIPAEEVEKIKARAKANLINSMTGNEDLAMALATYEIVNGGWRKLFNAMEKVESLTPEDIKRVANQYLDASRRTVGMLEPEESN from the coding sequence ATGATGAAATCACTTATGCGCCGGGCGATTGTCCCTTTGTTCCTGCTTCTAATGGCTGCGGGAACCGCATCCGCTTTCGATTTTTCGGACATTGAGAGCCGGGTGGTGGAGTTTCGTCTCAATAATGGATTGAAAGTGCTGGTATTGCCCAGGGAGGAAGCGCCGGTGGCGTCTTTTGTCACCATGGTAAATGTGGGCGGCGCCGATGACCCAAAAGGGAGCACCGGCATTGCGCATCTCTTTGAGCATATGGCTTTTAAGGGCACCAAAGAAATCGGCACCAGCAACTTAAGCAATGAGTTGAAATGGATGGCCGAGGAAGACAGAATCTTCAAACAGATTTTTGAAGAAAAGGCCAAGGGAGCCGCCGCCGACACGTCACTTCTGGCAAAACTCGAAGAAGAGTTGCAGAAAGCCAGCGATTCCGCCGGTCAGTATGTCGTGCCTAATGAATATGGTCAAATAGTGGAGCGTGAGGGCGGAGTCGGCTTAAACGCATTCACCAGTTATGATGTAACCGCTTACCATATGAGTTTTCCGGCAAACCGTTTGGAACTCTGGATGGCGATGGAAGCTGACCGTTTCACCAATCCGGTTTTGAGGGAAGTCTATAAAGAGAAACATGTGATTGCGGAAGAGCGCCGGATGCGCACTGAATCCTCTCCGCAAGGGAAACTGGTCGAGGAATTTATCAGCGCCGCTTATAAAGCCCATCCTTATCATAACTCGCTGGTCGGTCATATGTCCGATATCATGAACTACAATCGGATGGACGCCCTTCAGTTCTTCAAAAGATACTATGTGCCGTCAAATATGGTCGTAGTCATTGTCGGCGATGTCCAGCCTGAGAATGCTCGTCAGCTTGCCGAAAAGTATCTTGGCAAAATTCCGGCCGGCCCGAAACCGGCGCCGATTTTGACGGAAGAACCGCCGCAGATATCGGAAAGAAGAATCACCGTGAGAGACAAAGCGCAGCCGGTATATCTCTGTGGTTTCCCTATTCCCCATTCCACCCATCCCGACCTGCCGGCGCTGGAAGCCCTGGCTGACTATCTGGGTCAAGGACGCACCTCCCAGCTGTATAAGAGCCTGGTCAAAGAGAAGAGACTGGCAATACAGGCGGTTGCCTTCGCCGGCTTCCCGGGCGTCAAATACCCCTCGTTGTTTGGAATCTACGCCATGCCGGCGAAAGACAAGACCAACGCCGAAAATGAACAGGAGATTCTTGCGATTATAGAAAAGGTTAAGAGCGAGTTAATACCGGCAGAAGAGGTAGAAAAAATTAAAGCTCGCGCCAAAGCCAATTTGATAAACAGCATGACCGGCAATGAAGATCTGGCGATGGCCCTGGCGACGTATGAGATTGTCAATGGCGGGTGGCGGAAATTATTCAATGCCATGGAAAAGGTCGAATCCTTAACCCCGGAAGATATCAAACGAGTGGCTAATCAGTACCTGGATGCCAGCCGCCGGACCGTTGGCATGCTCGAGCCGGAAGAAAGCAATTAA